A genomic stretch from Spongiibacter nanhainus includes:
- a CDS encoding SDR family NAD(P)-dependent oxidoreductase, translating to MSQLKHNLITGAGSGLGLGIACRLLRRGENVSVLDLVVPPTARASLNEAALQGQAKWHSVEMDIRDEANVQSAVAEAIALFGPPGLALNCAGIVLNKTISAMKGEEFALVVDINLNGSFYFVHAVLPHLLPGSRLALIASVAGFTSNYAYSAYGASKFGVIGLAKTLRYEYSDSGIGITCVCPPEVETPLVFKEREQGDPVALGIKALGGCLSADYACDKIVAGLDKGTWMIIPGRRAKGMVLLSRLLPETFHAVMAHHIRKLRRTLAGKITTTET from the coding sequence ATGTCCCAGCTAAAGCACAATCTTATTACCGGAGCCGGCAGTGGGTTGGGTTTGGGTATTGCCTGTCGCCTATTGCGGCGGGGTGAAAATGTCAGCGTGCTGGATTTAGTTGTCCCGCCGACCGCGCGCGCCAGCTTAAATGAGGCCGCGTTGCAGGGGCAAGCTAAATGGCACAGCGTGGAAATGGATATCCGTGATGAGGCCAACGTCCAGTCTGCCGTTGCCGAAGCTATTGCCCTGTTCGGTCCGCCGGGGCTCGCGTTGAATTGTGCCGGAATTGTACTGAACAAAACTATCAGTGCGATGAAGGGGGAAGAGTTTGCGCTCGTTGTGGATATCAACCTAAACGGCAGTTTCTATTTTGTTCATGCCGTCTTGCCGCATTTGCTGCCGGGGTCGAGGTTGGCCTTGATCGCCTCTGTTGCCGGATTTACCAGCAATTACGCCTATTCGGCCTACGGCGCCTCAAAGTTTGGCGTTATCGGATTGGCCAAAACACTGCGCTACGAGTACAGCGATTCTGGTATCGGCATCACCTGCGTGTGTCCGCCCGAGGTAGAAACCCCGCTGGTATTCAAGGAGAGAGAGCAGGGCGACCCCGTTGCCTTGGGGATTAAAGCACTGGGTGGATGCCTCAGTGCGGATTATGCCTGCGATAAAATTGTGGCCGGGCTAGATAAGGGGACGTGGATGATTATTCCCGGACGGCGTGCCAAAGGGATGGTGCTGCTATCGCGCCTGCTTCCTGAGACATTTCACGCTGTGATGGCGCATCACATTCGCAAGCTGCGCCGCACGCTGGCAGGCAAGATTACTACCACCGAAACGTAG
- a CDS encoding NAD-dependent epimerase/dehydratase family protein — protein sequence MSATCIPVGAAGQSPSVPQSVFITGANGFLGRALLRRYQQAGCDVRGMDLHADPEAKVVAGDLTEPDTWRAHARGCDLFINTAAVVSLAADWQVYRRISVVGVRHALDVAIAGGAKRFVQLSSVAAMGDDYPDGADETHPVVIGEHYRYGAAKGASEQVVLAAHAAGEIDCTIIRPGDVYGPGSRAWLLEPLRMAIAGQLILPNRGRGRFTPVYIDDLLDGIQLAAGLPEGRGQIFILWGDEAVTCREFFQHHWRWAGRSGAPPSLPFALAKTLTTAIWRMNQRLGRAGEVTPDTMRMFNRTGGYSIAKARQSLGFEPMIKLSEGMARSEAWLRETGEI from the coding sequence ATGAGTGCTACCTGTATACCGGTAGGGGCGGCAGGTCAGAGCCCCTCTGTCCCCCAATCGGTTTTTATCACCGGTGCCAATGGCTTTCTCGGTCGTGCGCTGTTGCGGCGTTATCAGCAAGCGGGCTGCGACGTTCGCGGTATGGATCTGCATGCCGACCCCGAGGCCAAGGTCGTGGCGGGGGACCTCACTGAGCCTGATACCTGGCGTGCTCACGCCCGGGGCTGTGACTTGTTTATCAACACCGCGGCGGTAGTGTCGTTGGCGGCTGATTGGCAGGTCTATCGGCGCATCTCCGTCGTCGGGGTTCGCCATGCCCTAGACGTGGCTATCGCCGGGGGAGCCAAGCGCTTTGTGCAACTCTCGTCGGTGGCGGCAATGGGGGATGACTACCCCGATGGCGCAGATGAGACACACCCGGTTGTTATTGGCGAGCACTATCGTTACGGGGCGGCCAAGGGCGCCAGCGAACAGGTGGTTCTGGCGGCCCATGCCGCCGGCGAGATTGATTGCACCATCATCCGCCCTGGTGACGTCTACGGGCCGGGATCCCGCGCGTGGTTACTGGAACCGCTGAGAATGGCGATAGCTGGACAGCTGATATTGCCCAACCGCGGCCGAGGCCGCTTTACGCCGGTGTATATCGATGACCTGCTGGATGGTATCCAATTAGCTGCAGGGCTGCCTGAGGGCCGCGGGCAGATATTTATCCTGTGGGGTGACGAGGCCGTCACATGTCGGGAGTTTTTTCAGCACCATTGGCGCTGGGCCGGTCGCAGCGGTGCTCCACCCAGCCTGCCTTTTGCGTTAGCCAAAACCCTGACAACAGCTATTTGGCGCATGAATCAGCGCCTGGGGCGCGCAGGCGAGGTCACGCCGGATACGATGCGTATGTTTAACCGCACTGGTGGATACAGTATCGCCAAGGCCCGTCAATCTCTCGGTTTTGAACCGATGATTAAACTATCTGAAGGGATGGCGCGGTCAGAGGCGTGGCTGAGGGAAACGGGGGAGATTTAG
- a CDS encoding 2,4'-dihydroxyacetophenone dioxygenase family protein, with product MIPTPIFDHKSLLTLNTNELPIFEDALPGVDAQPLFLDPHENVWVIRAIFKPGVVLPKHYHTGTVHLFTLSGKWNYVEYPDQPQTAGSYLYEPGGSIHTFMTPADNTEDTDTVMVVTGANINFDEDNNFVGIMDTTWFMQLFDTLVKERGMEPAKYITPSAHRYTTD from the coding sequence ATGATTCCAACACCTATTTTTGACCATAAAAGCCTGCTAACCCTCAATACCAATGAGCTGCCCATCTTTGAGGATGCGCTGCCCGGGGTGGACGCCCAGCCGCTGTTTCTCGATCCCCATGAAAATGTCTGGGTGATTCGCGCCATCTTTAAGCCGGGCGTTGTTTTGCCCAAGCATTACCACACCGGCACGGTGCATCTTTTCACCTTGTCGGGAAAGTGGAATTACGTCGAATACCCGGATCAACCCCAGACGGCGGGTAGCTACCTCTACGAGCCGGGCGGGTCAATTCACACCTTTATGACGCCTGCGGACAACACCGAGGACACAGATACGGTCATGGTGGTCACCGGCGCCAATATCAATTTCGACGAAGACAACAACTTTGTGGGCATCATGGACACCACCTGGTTTATGCAATTGTTTGACACCCTGGTCAAAGAGCGAGGCATGGAACCGGCTAAGTACATCACGCCATCGGCCCATCGCTACACCACTGACTAA
- a CDS encoding AraC family transcriptional regulator: protein MDYFVRSGGLTGFSELVRELGYSPGALLRQMGLGTAVLQNPDLYIPYSTLAELLLLAARECHCPDFGVRLGGRQGLHVVGALGSLMCLQSTLPGALTMMQRNLDFHARGVQVDVDTQGDTLETRLSFAFENQLDCSQLTALSLALLFRSISQLHQSPLRLTDVHLRIPRPASPEHYQDIFEAPIFFDAAENSLRYPIALLNTPVDPSPALRQALSNQWRGTVPSSRSDSLPQHIEQVVTALLPTGECNLNMVAKVTEMNPRSLQLRLQAMGSGFTQIQQRVRLRLACHYLKNSDIDLTPLALNLGFAELSVFSRAFKKWTGKSPRQWRNQARQAS, encoded by the coding sequence ATGGATTATTTTGTTCGCAGCGGCGGGCTCACCGGCTTTTCGGAACTTGTCCGCGAACTGGGCTACAGCCCCGGTGCACTGCTACGGCAAATGGGCCTGGGGACCGCTGTGCTCCAAAACCCCGACCTCTACATACCCTATTCAACATTGGCGGAACTGTTGTTGCTGGCGGCCCGCGAATGCCATTGCCCGGATTTTGGCGTGCGACTGGGCGGCAGACAGGGGCTGCATGTGGTGGGTGCCCTGGGCTCGCTCATGTGCCTGCAAAGCACCCTGCCCGGTGCCCTCACCATGATGCAGCGCAACCTGGATTTTCACGCACGCGGCGTGCAGGTGGATGTGGATACCCAGGGGGACACTCTAGAGACACGTCTGTCTTTCGCCTTTGAAAACCAGCTCGACTGCAGCCAATTGACGGCATTGAGCCTCGCTCTGCTGTTCCGCAGTATTTCGCAGCTCCATCAAAGCCCCCTGCGGCTCACCGATGTTCACCTGCGCATTCCACGGCCCGCATCACCGGAGCACTATCAGGATATTTTCGAAGCGCCCATCTTCTTTGACGCCGCAGAAAATAGCCTGCGCTACCCAATAGCGCTCTTGAACACCCCGGTGGACCCCTCGCCGGCTTTGCGCCAGGCATTGAGTAATCAGTGGCGTGGGACAGTGCCCTCCTCCCGCAGTGATAGCCTGCCCCAGCATATAGAACAGGTAGTGACGGCGTTATTACCCACGGGGGAGTGCAACCTAAATATGGTGGCCAAGGTCACTGAGATGAATCCCCGCAGCTTGCAGCTGCGCCTGCAGGCGATGGGAAGCGGCTTCACGCAAATCCAACAGCGAGTGCGATTGCGCTTGGCCTGCCACTATCTCAAAAATAGCGACATCGACCTTACCCCACTGGCATTAAACCTGGGCTTTGCTGAGCTGTCGGTGTTCAGCCGGGCGTTTAAAAAGTGGACGGGGAAATCACCACGCCAATGGCGAAATCAAGCGCGCCAGGCATCGTGA
- a CDS encoding enoyl-CoA hydratase/isomerase family protein, whose amino-acid sequence MTETVLTQLDEHGVLLVTLNRPEKKNAFNNAQWLALKSALESAQDDASVACVVITGAGQDFSAGVDLNSFADVKEGEEHPFDVSARALVDFNKPVVSAAKGVAIGGGATLLLHTDVVYVGDSLRMRFPFANLGLVPEWGSSYQLQAIIGARRAAELMYTAQWLDAQSAVDYGIATERVADDQLLDKALSKAREIAQWPVTSLVATKKLMRDVHRETLHKVMDMEAAGMEQLAGKPENIEAVVAFMEKREPDFKQFRR is encoded by the coding sequence ATGACTGAAACAGTACTCACACAGCTGGACGAGCACGGAGTGCTATTGGTGACACTGAACCGCCCGGAGAAAAAGAACGCATTTAACAATGCGCAGTGGCTGGCTCTGAAGTCAGCGCTGGAGTCGGCGCAAGACGATGCCAGTGTGGCCTGTGTTGTCATTACCGGTGCCGGTCAGGATTTTTCCGCCGGTGTCGATCTGAATTCGTTTGCCGATGTAAAGGAAGGGGAAGAGCATCCCTTTGATGTCAGCGCCCGCGCGCTGGTGGATTTTAATAAACCGGTGGTCAGTGCGGCCAAGGGGGTTGCCATAGGTGGTGGAGCAACCTTATTGCTGCATACCGATGTGGTCTATGTTGGCGACAGCCTGCGCATGCGTTTTCCCTTTGCCAATTTGGGCTTGGTTCCAGAGTGGGGCAGTAGTTACCAGCTGCAAGCCATTATTGGTGCCCGTCGCGCTGCCGAATTGATGTATACCGCCCAGTGGCTGGATGCCCAGAGCGCGGTGGACTACGGTATCGCCACAGAGCGGGTCGCCGATGATCAACTTCTGGATAAAGCCCTGTCCAAGGCCAGGGAAATAGCCCAGTGGCCGGTGACCTCGCTGGTGGCCACCAAAAAGCTGATGCGGGACGTTCACCGGGAGACCCTACATAAGGTCATGGATATGGAGGCGGCGGGCATGGAGCAACTGGCCGGCAAGCCGGAAAATATCGAGGCAGTGGTGGCGTTTATGGAGAAGCGCGAGCCCGACTTTAAGCAGTTTCGGCGCTAA
- a CDS encoding nitroreductase: MEATETFKNIVNNRRSVRAFLPEPVSESTLHSVFATAQRAPSNCNTQPWEVAVASGNAIERLRKLIPEAFAAGQWTMDFPYDGKYEGVYKERQHGAAAELYGAMGIGREDKALRQAQFMKNFEFFDAPHVAFLFLPEPFGIREAADLGMYAQNLMLSMTAHGLASCPQTALSFMADLVRRELGIGEHNKLLFGISFGYEDTNNSANKCWTDRAAVTEAVSFHS, translated from the coding sequence CGGGCATTCCTGCCAGAGCCAGTGTCTGAGTCCACCCTGCACTCGGTGTTTGCCACCGCTCAGCGGGCGCCATCAAACTGCAATACCCAACCCTGGGAGGTGGCGGTTGCCAGTGGCAATGCGATAGAGCGGCTTCGCAAACTTATCCCCGAGGCTTTCGCTGCGGGTCAGTGGACCATGGACTTCCCCTATGACGGTAAGTACGAGGGTGTTTACAAAGAGCGGCAACATGGCGCTGCCGCTGAACTGTATGGGGCCATGGGAATTGGCCGTGAGGACAAAGCGCTGCGCCAGGCGCAGTTTATGAAAAACTTCGAGTTTTTTGATGCCCCCCACGTCGCATTTTTGTTTCTGCCGGAGCCTTTTGGTATTCGCGAAGCGGCGGACCTGGGTATGTACGCCCAGAACCTGATGCTTAGCATGACCGCACATGGCTTGGCCTCTTGTCCGCAGACTGCCTTGAGCTTTATGGCTGATTTGGTTCGCCGGGAACTGGGCATCGGCGAGCACAATAAACTGTTGTTTGGTATTTCCTTTGGCTACGAAGACACCAACAACTCTGCCAACAAATGCTGGACAGACCGGGCCGCGGTAACAGAGGCGGTAAGCTTTCACAGTTAA